A stretch of DNA from Thermoproteales archaeon:
TGTATTTGCATGGGGGGACTCCTTATCTCTCAATAAGGTTTGAAAAGAAAAAAGCAGTAGTTACCATGCTTCCTAAAGGTTATGATTTTGTGACCTTTCCATTATACTACACTATGCCGGAAGAATTAAAGCTTCTAGAGCAAACTATCGTTAAGGGAATAAGCGTAAAATATCTAAATCTTGCATTAAATGATGTTGTCTATGGTTATGTTGTTAAAAGATTTCCATCTATGGAAATTGTTGAGGAAAAAATGCTCGATAGGGAATACAGTTATTCATTCAAAACAAAGGGAATACTTGTAAATTTTCCGGTTCAGCATGAATGGAATGAGCTTGAAAATGCAGAAGCATTCCATGCTGTTGAGCACGCGATAATATCTGCTGCACAAATCGTTCTTGGAGTCGCTGCTACGGATTTAGGCGGTGTTAGTTTTCCATCAGGTCATATCTATATTTACGATTCCTATCCTGGAGGATCTGGAGTTTCAAAAGCACTTATGAAAAAATTAGATCAAATCTTGTGGAAAGCTTTTGATATAGTCTCCAACTGCAACTGCGTCGATGGATGTCCTAAATGCATTTTCTCGCCCTACTGTGGAAACAATAACAAAGTTTTGTCGAGAAATAAGGCTAATAAAGTTCTAAAGGAAGTATTACTGAAAAAGGTTAAAGTAGTGGAAAAGCGACGGTCTGGCAAACCTTTGGTATAGACCCGGGGAAATGTTTAAATTTATGTTTTTTATGACATAGTCGTAACAGGTGGTCGTTATTGAATCGCTTGATTTTAAACTTATAAGAGAAATTTTGGGGTTAAAAGAAGGAAACAGAGTCAAAACCAGAGGCTGGGTTTATCGTCTGAGAGAACTTGGCGATAAGATCTTTATCGTCCTAAGAGATTCTACTGGCATAATACAAATCGTCGCCGAAAAAACATCTATCGGCGATGAAAAATTGAAAGGTTTAGGTATAGAAGCTTCCTTAATTGTACAGGGATATGTTAAAGAAGATATAAGAGCCCCTGGCGGAAAGGAAATAAAAGCCGACTATGTTGAAGTAGTAGGTCCTTCTCATAAATTCCCGATAACTAAAGATGCTTCACCCGAATTTTTGCTAGATGTACGACATCTTTGGCTTAGAAGCCGAAAAATGAACGCTATACTAAAAATCAGAGACACAGTCTTTGAAGCTGTACACGAATACTTTAGAAAGAACGGTTATTATGAAGTACAATGCCCAATGTTCATTACAGCAGCTGTAGAAGGCGGATCTACCCTTTTCGAACTCGAATACGTTGATAAAAAGAAAAAAGTCTATTTAACCCAGTCATCCCAGTTTTATCTTGAAGCTTTAATTTTCTCATTGGAAAAAGTGTATACGATCGCCCCCTCATTTAGAGCTGAGAAATCTAGAACTCGTAGACATCTCACGGAATTTTGGCATGCAGAGGCGGAAGTTGCGTGGTTAGATTTTGAAGGTATCGTA
This window harbors:
- the asnS gene encoding asparagine--tRNA ligase, which encodes MESLDFKLIREILGLKEGNRVKTRGWVYRLRELGDKIFIVLRDSTGIIQIVAEKTSIGDEKLKGLGIEASLIVQGYVKEDIRAPGGKEIKADYVEVVGPSHKFPITKDASPEFLLDVRHLWLRSRKMNAILKIRDTVFEAVHEYFRKNGYYEVQCPMFITAAVEGGSTLFELEYVDKKKKVYLTQSSQFYLEALIFSLEKVYTIAPSFRAEKSRTRRHLTEFWHAEAEVAWLDFEGIVKVEEELITYVVKKVLEKRIEELEYLKRNIDLLENVKPPFYRLSYDEAIDILRKKGFDIKWGEDLGADEERALTLEFDKPIVLYGFPEEVKAFYHKNDPKRPEVTLAGDVLAPEGYGEIIGGGERISDEKQLIDKIYRFGLDPKDYEWYIDLRRYGSVPHSGFGLGMDRLVMWIGSLPHIVEAIPFPRTIRRIYP